In Photobacterium sp. TLY01, the following proteins share a genomic window:
- a CDS encoding sucrose-specific PTS transporter subunit IIBC yields the protein MDYPTIAKALLKQLGGKENLQALAHCATRLRLALKDDALVDEKAIESLDGVKGQFQVAGQYQIIFGSGIVNQVYAELAKLTGMADMSTADVANTGAQKQNIVQRAVKGLSDIFVPIIPAIVAGGLLMGVFNLLTAKGLFLDQISLIDAYPGLADLANMLNTFANAPFVYLPVLLAFSASKKFGGNPFLGAALGMLMVHPDLLNGWGFGSASVSGTVPTWNIFGFSIEKVGYQGSVLPVLVSAFILAKIENGLRKIVPSVLDNLLTPMLAIFITGFLTFTLVGPVTRDIGFLLGDGLNWLYDSAGFFGGALFGFIYAPFVITGMHHSFIAIETQLLTDIAVTGGTFIFPIAAMSNIAQGTAALAVGFSTKETKTKGIALPSGVTALLGITEPAMFGVNLKLRYPFIAAIIGSAVASAWITLFNVKAQALGAAGLPGIISISPGYIGYFVVGMLISFAVTFVLTLLLGIRQKAKAGALATA from the coding sequence ATGGACTACCCAACCATTGCCAAAGCGCTTCTCAAGCAGCTTGGCGGTAAAGAAAACCTGCAAGCGCTGGCGCATTGCGCAACGCGTCTTCGTCTGGCACTGAAAGATGATGCCTTGGTCGATGAAAAAGCCATTGAGTCGCTTGATGGCGTCAAAGGCCAGTTTCAAGTGGCCGGTCAGTACCAGATCATTTTTGGTTCAGGGATTGTGAATCAGGTCTACGCTGAGCTGGCCAAACTCACCGGCATGGCCGACATGTCGACAGCGGATGTCGCCAATACAGGCGCGCAGAAACAAAATATCGTGCAGCGGGCCGTGAAAGGCCTGTCTGACATTTTTGTCCCGATCATCCCGGCCATCGTGGCCGGTGGTTTATTGATGGGGGTATTTAACCTCCTGACCGCAAAAGGCCTGTTTCTGGATCAGATCTCATTGATTGATGCGTATCCAGGCCTGGCAGATCTGGCCAATATGCTCAACACCTTTGCGAATGCTCCTTTTGTGTATCTGCCTGTTTTGCTTGCATTCTCGGCCAGTAAAAAATTTGGCGGCAACCCTTTCCTGGGCGCTGCGCTGGGCATGCTGATGGTCCATCCTGATTTGCTCAACGGCTGGGGATTTGGCAGCGCCAGCGTTTCCGGTACGGTGCCGACCTGGAATATCTTCGGCTTTAGCATAGAAAAAGTGGGCTATCAGGGCTCTGTCCTACCGGTATTAGTCTCGGCATTTATTCTGGCGAAAATTGAAAACGGCTTACGGAAAATTGTCCCGTCCGTGCTGGATAACCTGCTCACGCCTATGCTGGCGATATTTATTACCGGGTTTCTGACCTTTACGCTGGTTGGTCCGGTGACGCGGGATATTGGCTTTCTGCTGGGCGATGGCCTGAACTGGCTCTATGATTCCGCGGGCTTTTTCGGCGGTGCCTTGTTCGGGTTTATTTATGCGCCTTTTGTTATTACCGGGATGCACCATAGCTTTATTGCCATCGAAACCCAGTTGCTGACCGATATTGCGGTCACAGGCGGCACCTTTATCTTCCCGATTGCGGCCATGTCGAACATTGCCCAGGGCACGGCAGCCCTGGCGGTCGGCTTCTCAACCAAAGAGACCAAAACCAAAGGTATCGCCCTGCCGTCCGGTGTCACTGCGCTACTGGGGATTACTGAACCGGCCATGTTTGGCGTGAATCTGAAACTGCGTTATCCCTTTATCGCGGCGATTATCGGCTCGGCCGTAGCAAGCGCCTGGATTACATTATTCAATGTCAAAGCTCAGGCACTTGGCGCAGCAGGTTTGCCCGGCATCATTTCCATCAGCCCCGGCTATATCGGTTACTTCGTGGTTGGCATGCTGATCTCGTTTGCTGTCACCTTTGTGCTGACGCTGCTGCTCGGCATTCGTCAAAAAGCCAAAGCGGGCGCTCTCGCAACGGCTTAA
- a CDS encoding LysR substrate-binding domain-containing protein, producing the protein MDNRLQHLSGLRYFEVAARRQSYSKAAEELYVSQAAVSQKIRQLENVLGCKLFVRQGRNMILTTQGASLYTDVSRGFDQILSGLNRIQAEPLEGILTVNTSRSFASRWLMPRLWKFTMIHPDISIRVDATADAPDMKYGNIDLAIRQGHKVHLGDSIQSCVLYEEPVYPLCSPELANSMKFTHPEQLLNCWLVHWAETCNLTWERWFHTAGIDVPEGNLQWMEVSTFEMGLNAVMAGHGACLGTLSLAGDLIDNGLLVQPFDIGLVPGIRYTLFYDRSSPRILRTQAFIDWLHQEVRQSQTQPVPT; encoded by the coding sequence ATGGACAATCGACTACAGCACTTATCCGGATTACGCTACTTTGAAGTGGCTGCCCGTCGCCAGAGCTACAGCAAAGCCGCCGAAGAACTGTATGTCAGTCAGGCTGCTGTCAGTCAGAAAATTCGTCAGCTGGAGAACGTCCTGGGCTGCAAACTCTTTGTCCGCCAGGGACGGAACATGATCCTGACTACGCAAGGCGCCAGCCTGTACACCGATGTCTCCCGCGGATTCGATCAGATTCTGTCAGGACTGAACCGGATTCAGGCCGAGCCTCTGGAAGGGATCCTGACCGTCAATACTTCCCGATCATTTGCCTCCCGCTGGCTGATGCCCCGCTTGTGGAAGTTCACCATGATCCATCCGGATATTTCGATCCGGGTCGATGCCACCGCCGATGCGCCGGACATGAAATACGGCAATATTGATCTCGCCATCAGGCAGGGACACAAGGTACATCTCGGTGACAGCATTCAGTCCTGCGTGCTGTATGAAGAGCCCGTGTATCCGCTCTGTTCCCCTGAACTGGCCAATTCGATGAAGTTTACCCATCCAGAGCAACTGCTGAATTGCTGGCTGGTTCACTGGGCTGAAACCTGCAATTTAACCTGGGAACGCTGGTTTCATACGGCGGGCATTGACGTCCCCGAAGGTAACCTGCAATGGATGGAAGTCAGCACCTTTGAAATGGGCCTGAATGCCGTGATGGCGGGTCACGGCGCTTGTCTGGGAACACTGAGTCTGGCGGGTGATTTGATCGACAATGGCCTGCTGGTTCAGCCGTTTGACATTGGCTTGGTGCCGGGTATCCGCTACACCTTGTTTTATGATCGCAGCTCACCGCGCATTCTCCGGACTCAGGCGTTTATCGACTGGCTGCATCAGGAAGTCCGGCAGTCTCA
- a CDS encoding LacI family DNA-binding transcriptional regulator, translated as MASLHDVAQLAGVSKSTVSRVINDEYGVKKATRIKVMKAVEEVGYVVNQVAKDLKSQRTHLVGVIVPRVSSHATAQGVDGLSLVFDAAQKHVLLASCQQNAQKEIEYIQLFNKKRVEGIVLYATHIDQQLVHAIQQSYAPVILVGQDGSLFNIPSIIHDDLRVGFEAGNRLLNAGCRQIGFIGVADSDVAVDKMRSEGLQQALQMRQAEPLLFHSHGEFTIESGYSQMKQLLERFPQTDGVFCATDRIAIGAINALRDAGITAGKEIKILGVGNDELSAVCAPSLSTFNYAFDKAGESAARVLLELIEGKPQVMSKVVLTFQNIDRETC; from the coding sequence ATGGCAAGTTTGCATGACGTGGCGCAGCTGGCTGGCGTTTCAAAATCGACCGTCTCACGCGTGATCAACGATGAATATGGCGTTAAAAAAGCGACCAGAATCAAGGTCATGAAAGCCGTAGAAGAAGTGGGTTATGTGGTCAATCAGGTCGCCAAAGATCTGAAGTCACAGAGAACTCATTTAGTCGGGGTGATTGTACCGCGAGTCTCCTCACATGCCACAGCACAGGGCGTGGACGGGCTGAGCCTGGTGTTTGACGCTGCGCAAAAGCATGTCCTTTTAGCCAGTTGCCAGCAGAATGCTCAAAAAGAAATTGAATATATTCAACTCTTTAACAAGAAAAGAGTAGAGGGAATTGTTCTTTACGCCACACATATTGATCAGCAATTGGTGCACGCCATTCAGCAGTCCTATGCCCCGGTGATTCTGGTGGGGCAGGATGGTTCCTTGTTTAATATTCCCAGCATCATCCATGATGATCTTCGCGTCGGGTTTGAAGCCGGCAACCGGTTATTGAATGCCGGTTGCCGGCAGATTGGCTTTATTGGCGTTGCGGATTCAGACGTGGCCGTCGACAAAATGCGCTCAGAGGGGTTGCAGCAGGCTCTGCAAATGCGTCAGGCTGAGCCACTGCTGTTTCACAGCCATGGCGAATTTACGATTGAATCCGGTTACAGCCAGATGAAACAGCTGCTCGAGCGCTTCCCCCAAACCGACGGGGTGTTTTGCGCCACCGACAGGATTGCGATCGGTGCGATTAACGCGCTGAGAGACGCCGGGATAACCGCTGGCAAGGAGATCAAAATACTGGGGGTCGGTAACGACGAGCTGAGTGCTGTCTGCGCTCCAAGCCTGTCTACATTTAACTATGCTTTTGATAAGGCAGGAGAAAGTGCTGCCAGGGTTTTGCTGGAACTCATCGAAGGCAAGCCTCAGGTGATGAGCAAAGTCGTTTTAACTTTCCAGAACATCGACCGTGAAACCTGCTAG